In Oryza brachyantha chromosome 2, ObraRS2, whole genome shotgun sequence, a single window of DNA contains:
- the LOC102718062 gene encoding protein POLYCHOME-like, producing the protein MAEVRSSGRTVLADPSSGGFFVRRMASPGAVAVVKGGAVKPLARRALPPSSNKENVPPSWAVTARATPKMRRRSPLPEWYPRSPLRDVTSVVKAIERRSRLGNAAARQQLQLREDSSRSVDPATPIQTEQGVPQSTPTPPTQKTLDVAAPCPGSTQVVASTSTTYLAEGKLKAPSSPPDCSLQTPSRPNDPALAALMEKKLSSSIEQIEKMVSKNLKTAPKAAQPSKRTIQRRTLMSMR; encoded by the exons ATGGCTGAGGTGAGGAGCTCCGGCAGGACGGTGCTCGCCGACCCCTCCAGTGGCGGGTTCTTCGTCAGGAGGATGGCGTCACCAGGAGCTGTGGCGGTGGTGAAGGGAGGAGCCGTCAAGCCGCTGGCTCGCCGGGCCCTGCCGCCGTCGAGCAACAAGGAGAACGTTCCGCCATCCTGGGCCGTGACCGCGAGGGCTACGCCaaagatgaggaggaggagcccccTGCCCGAGTGGTACCCGAGGTCCCCGCTCCGCGACGTCACGTCAGTCGTCAAG GCAATTGAGAGGAGAAGTCGCCTTGGAAATGCTGCGGCTCGGCAGCAGCTCCAGTTGAGAGAAGATTCTTCACGGTCTGTGGATCCAGCAACTCCAATACAAACAGAACAGGGTGTCCCTCAAAGCACACCAACACCACCAACTCAAAAGACCCTGGATGTTGCCGCCCCTTGTCCTGGCTCAACTCAAGTCGTTGCAAGCACATCAACAACTTATTTGGCCGAGGGCAAGCTGAAGGCACCTTCCTCTCCACCAGACTGCTCCTTGCAGACGCCATCCAGACCAAATGATCCAGCTCTTGCTGCCCTCATGGAGAAGAAACTGTCCAGTTCAATAGAGCAGATAGAGAAGATGGTAAGTAAGAACCTGAAGACAGCTCCGAAGGCTGCTCAGCCTTCCAAGAGGACCATCCAGAGGCGCACCCTGATGTCCATGAGATGA